A portion of the Halogeometricum sp. S1BR25-6 genome contains these proteins:
- a CDS encoding HalOD1 output domain-containing protein, translating into MDDAMTHEAEPRLNETSKIVVEHDWDGGDCLAVTIARAAAEAWTGNPDDAMTLPPVGSVVDPDALESLFAPTRNRGRPATDGGHPTADEGASPSRVRFTYVGYNVTISEDGVVVVEDPTSASEA; encoded by the coding sequence ATGGATGACGCAATGACGCACGAGGCGGAACCGAGACTGAACGAAACGTCCAAGATAGTCGTCGAGCACGACTGGGACGGCGGAGACTGCCTCGCAGTCACAATCGCCCGCGCCGCCGCCGAGGCGTGGACCGGAAATCCGGACGATGCCATGACGCTCCCGCCGGTCGGGAGCGTCGTCGACCCCGACGCACTGGAGTCGCTGTTCGCGCCGACGCGCAACCGCGGTCGCCCCGCGACCGACGGCGGTCACCCGACCGCCGACGAGGGCGCGTCGCCGTCCCGCGTGCGCTTCACGTACGTGGGCTACAACGTCACGATATCCGAGGACGGCGTCGTCGTCGTCGAGGACCCGACCTCGGCGAGCGAAGCCTGA
- a CDS encoding DUF5810 domain-containing protein → MGYACPVCDVPQQDGEHLADHMAFTAMTHADEHESWLDEHVPEWSAAGTAELAPRVTELAEEAPYETVFEDTVHDHAGHAHDGDSLFEEESASTGANERVDAASARERGAGALDAEAQAVLDEAREMTREMLGEGDADGEGDGAADSDADADAGGDGDGDESA, encoded by the coding sequence ATGGGCTACGCGTGTCCCGTCTGCGACGTACCGCAACAGGACGGAGAGCACTTAGCTGACCATATGGCGTTCACCGCGATGACCCACGCCGACGAGCACGAGTCGTGGCTGGACGAACACGTGCCCGAGTGGTCGGCGGCGGGGACCGCGGAACTCGCCCCGCGGGTGACCGAACTCGCCGAAGAGGCACCCTACGAAACGGTGTTCGAAGACACCGTCCACGACCACGCCGGACACGCGCACGACGGCGACTCGCTGTTCGAAGAGGAGAGCGCGAGCACCGGCGCGAACGAGCGCGTCGACGCCGCGAGCGCCCGAGAGCGCGGCGCCGGAGCGCTCGACGCCGAGGCGCAGGCGGTCCTCGACGAGGCGCGGGAGATGACCCGCGAGATGCTCGGCGAGGGTGACGCCGACGGAGAGGGAGACGGAGCGGCCGATTCGGACGCAGACGCGGATGCGGGCGGCGACGGCGACGGCGACGAGTCGGCGTGA
- a CDS encoding DUF5809 family protein, translating to METEGSFAPESEEEAREAFESAGPTAQQVVREAAKAMSFDREEYRERVTGDVVETARNVLFADRLRVRIGTREEFEAWTDEHPEYEVTEVGSPNVDRVVWHAAPFAKEAVAATYQNEREAAVGTLRRQAFSRLYRPRFEDGGGEEDGEAAGEGVESGEE from the coding sequence ATGGAGACAGAGGGTTCGTTCGCCCCCGAGAGCGAGGAGGAGGCGCGCGAAGCGTTCGAGTCGGCCGGACCGACCGCCCAGCAGGTCGTCCGCGAGGCGGCCAAAGCGATGTCGTTCGACCGCGAGGAGTACCGAGAGCGGGTCACGGGCGACGTGGTGGAGACGGCGCGGAACGTCCTGTTCGCCGACCGACTGCGCGTTCGAATCGGCACGCGCGAGGAGTTCGAGGCGTGGACCGACGAACACCCCGAGTACGAGGTGACGGAGGTGGGCAGTCCGAACGTCGACCGCGTCGTCTGGCACGCCGCCCCCTTCGCGAAGGAAGCCGTCGCCGCGACGTACCAGAACGAGAGGGAGGCGGCCGTCGGAACCCTTCGACGGCAGGCGTTCTCGCGGCTCTACCGGCCTCGGTTCGAGGACGGGGGAGGGGAAGAAGACGGAGAGGCCGCGGGAGAAGGTGTCGAGAGCGGGGAGGAGTAA